A genomic stretch from Methanomassiliicoccales archaeon includes:
- a CDS encoding FKBP-type peptidyl-prolyl cis-trans isomerase — protein sequence MTQIDVLASISMRSAIDRKNLMGALNLAFIVLIAILLISASSVAILIYEGTKSESSPALQKAKWGDTVKVDYIGRFADGRVFDTSIWDVASNNALYPKSLSFTLKNQSEYKPLQFKIGSGQMIRGFERGIIGMAVGETKVIVVSPQDGYGELDKSKLVTLPLIEEISVFESYNITSFVEKFSAYPKDGLTLKDPKWGWDVICLNVNTLTNKVLVMNTPVPGGIYKIYVDSQSSSQTGWYAEVKCIDSSANGGAGIIRVHHLLTSSDAGMIKGKDEFGKTFYLYEVDENAGNIVLNYNAEVVGKTLYFTITLLDVL from the coding sequence ATGACGCAAATCGATGTGCTCGCGAGCATCTCCATGAGATCTGCCATTGACAGAAAAAACTTGATGGGTGCGCTGAACCTTGCATTCATCGTCCTGATTGCAATCCTGCTGATCAGTGCCAGCAGCGTTGCCATTCTCATCTACGAAGGAACAAAAAGTGAGTCCTCACCAGCTCTTCAGAAAGCAAAATGGGGCGATACTGTCAAAGTCGATTACATCGGTAGATTCGCTGACGGAAGAGTCTTCGATACCTCAATATGGGATGTCGCTTCAAACAATGCACTGTATCCAAAGTCTTTATCATTTACGCTGAAAAATCAAAGCGAATATAAGCCTCTTCAATTCAAAATTGGTAGTGGACAAATGATCAGGGGATTCGAACGGGGAATCATTGGCATGGCAGTTGGCGAGACGAAGGTCATCGTTGTTTCGCCGCAGGACGGATACGGTGAACTTGATAAGTCGAAACTCGTCACTCTTCCATTGATTGAGGAGATATCAGTTTTTGAATCCTATAACATCACCTCCTTTGTTGAAAAATTCTCAGCATATCCAAAGGATGGCCTCACACTCAAGGATCCAAAATGGGGGTGGGATGTCATCTGCCTCAACGTCAATACTCTTACGAACAAGGTACTTGTGATGAATACACCAGTTCCTGGCGGAATTTACAAAATTTATGTTGATTCGCAATCTTCATCTCAGACAGGCTGGTATGCAGAGGTCAAGTGCATCGACTCCTCCGCCAACGGTGGGGCTGGCATCATCCGGGTACATCATCTTCTCACGAGCAGTGACGCTGGTATGATTAAGGGAAAAGACGAATTCGGAAAGACATTCTATTTGTATGAAGTTGACGAGAATGCGGGAAATATCGTCCTTAATTACAACGCTGAGGTCGTTGGGAAGACGCTTTATTTTACTATCACGTTGCTCGATGTTCTCTGA
- a CDS encoding threonine--tRNA ligase: MKVLYIHADYMEFEAKKPTPMAEEISDYEKKGRLEEVLVVFAAVEKQDEGKIEAVATQAAGDILETVEKVSAERVLIYPYAHLSSELSDPETGKELLKRLRDLLIEKGVEAYRAPFGWYKAFRISCKGHPLSELSRHIISEEEKQAVKGEERFLVLTPDGSEWAPEDFDGGSPCFRAMLEKEAMKKETQLIGEPKYLRLCRKFGIQWEALSDVGHMAFNPIGALMFDLVAEYSFQIVNDLGIPVYTLKGTNMFNLDEPAVKEHAKLFGDRLYVIKGEKKDFVMRYAACHQQFAMMRNWNISYRNLPFGAFEVADSYRLEQSGETMLCFRTRRMNMPDLHVICRDLREAKEWFSKLDSRIYEEAAKLGRDYEMLVNFSSKEAYEANKDLILELLRKHNKPALLHFYPEGINYYWTVNIEYHILDSMGRAREIGTVQIDVGNAKRFGIEYVDEEGKRQYPIILHTAIIGTIERYLYMLLDTAVLRENEGLIGCLPVWVTPEQVRILTVNERHIEKANELARKIGKEQIRVGIDDRGETVNKKVREAKQDWVSYVIVIGDKEISSETLTIYERATNRNIVMNIDDFIKKIKKEIAGKPFKPMYLPIEMSKRINF, encoded by the coding sequence ATGAAGGTTCTTTACATTCACGCAGATTACATGGAATTCGAAGCCAAGAAACCAACCCCGATGGCAGAAGAGATTTCAGATTATGAGAAAAAGGGACGTTTGGAGGAAGTTCTTGTCGTTTTTGCCGCCGTCGAAAAACAAGACGAGGGGAAAATAGAAGCTGTTGCAACACAAGCCGCTGGAGACATTCTTGAGACAGTTGAGAAGGTGAGTGCGGAACGTGTTCTCATTTATCCTTATGCTCATCTCAGTTCCGAGCTTTCTGATCCGGAGACAGGGAAAGAACTGCTAAAACGCCTACGTGATTTACTGATAGAAAAGGGTGTGGAAGCTTACAGAGCTCCATTTGGCTGGTATAAAGCCTTCAGGATCAGTTGTAAAGGTCATCCTCTTTCTGAATTATCGAGACATATCATATCAGAGGAGGAAAAACAGGCGGTCAAGGGCGAGGAACGTTTTCTTGTTCTTACCCCAGACGGCAGCGAATGGGCTCCCGAAGATTTTGATGGTGGATCACCGTGCTTCAGGGCGATGCTCGAAAAGGAAGCCATGAAAAAGGAAACGCAGTTAATTGGTGAGCCGAAGTATCTAAGGCTGTGCAGGAAATTCGGAATACAGTGGGAAGCACTGAGCGACGTCGGTCACATGGCGTTTAATCCAATCGGCGCTCTGATGTTTGATCTTGTGGCAGAGTATTCATTCCAGATCGTTAACGATCTTGGTATCCCAGTCTACACGCTCAAAGGAACAAACATGTTCAACCTTGATGAGCCCGCTGTGAAAGAGCACGCAAAACTTTTCGGAGATCGACTTTATGTGATTAAGGGAGAAAAAAAGGACTTTGTGATGCGATACGCAGCATGCCACCAACAATTCGCGATGATGCGTAACTGGAACATCAGTTACAGGAATCTACCGTTCGGGGCGTTTGAGGTTGCTGATTCCTATAGGCTTGAACAGTCCGGCGAAACGATGCTTTGCTTCAGAACGAGAAGGATGAACATGCCAGACTTGCATGTTATTTGCCGTGATCTTCGTGAGGCGAAAGAATGGTTTAGTAAACTTGATTCTAGGATCTACGAAGAAGCGGCGAAACTCGGTCGCGATTATGAGATGCTGGTCAATTTTTCCTCGAAGGAAGCATATGAAGCGAACAAGGACCTCATTCTCGAATTACTCAGGAAACACAACAAACCTGCGCTGCTTCATTTCTATCCAGAGGGAATAAATTACTATTGGACGGTCAATATCGAATATCACATTCTTGATTCAATGGGAAGGGCAAGAGAGATCGGAACGGTGCAGATCGACGTCGGCAATGCGAAACGTTTTGGTATTGAGTATGTTGATGAAGAGGGAAAAAGGCAATATCCGATCATTCTGCACACCGCGATCATCGGGACGATCGAAAGATATCTATACATGCTACTGGACACAGCTGTTTTGAGAGAGAACGAAGGGCTCATAGGGTGTTTGCCCGTATGGGTCACACCAGAGCAAGTAAGAATACTCACAGTCAACGAAAGACATATTGAGAAAGCAAATGAACTTGCGAGAAAAATAGGCAAGGAACAAATCAGAGTGGGAATTGACGATCGTGGCGAGACAGTAAACAAGAAAGTGAGAGAAGCGAAACAGGACTGGGTTTCGTATGTGATTGTGATCGGTGACAAAGAGATCTCGTCGGAAACGCTCACGATTTACGAGAGAGCAACAAATAGGAATATTGTGATGAATATCGATGATTTCATTAAGAAAATCAAGAAGGAAATCGCAGGCAAACCGTTCAAACCTATGTATTTGCCGATCGAAATGAGTAAACGAATCAATTTCTGA
- a CDS encoding isocitrate/isopropylmalate dehydrogenase family protein: protein MFRIAVIPGDGIGPEVIEEGLKVMRALEETGSLKLDTVQLDIGAARYLQTGKTLTDEDLDILSKQDAIYFGAVGDPRVKPGILERGIILAMRSHFDQYVNLRPVRSWTNQGRLKLMRPFNIVFLRENTEDFYLGAGGVISKKNQNIPIVVKRSLYRLDLSLTAFYPSDDDFAFEIGLLSRRGVRRFAEYAIDYAKTHGQTKITVVDKANVCTSLYGLWREVFSSVAEEKGIDIEYMYVDAMSQALIRNPEKFHVVATPNMFGDILTDLGAEIQGSLGLSASGNINPKGVSMFEPVHGSAPDIAGRGIANPIGAILAAKLMLEHLGCGEMASCVEEAVEHTMEKGVVTPDLGGRSTTKEVGDAIVDYLMKH from the coding sequence ATGTTCAGAATTGCGGTGATTCCTGGCGATGGAATCGGTCCTGAGGTTATTGAAGAGGGACTTAAGGTAATGCGCGCTCTCGAGGAAACTGGCTCGCTCAAGCTTGACACAGTGCAATTAGATATTGGAGCGGCGAGATATCTTCAAACCGGGAAGACTCTGACGGATGAGGATCTTGATATTCTTAGCAAGCAGGACGCCATTTATTTTGGAGCTGTCGGGGATCCGCGTGTCAAGCCGGGCATCTTGGAAAGGGGCATCATCTTGGCTATGCGTTCCCATTTCGATCAATATGTCAATTTGCGCCCCGTGAGATCCTGGACAAATCAAGGTCGATTGAAATTGATGAGGCCGTTCAATATTGTCTTTTTGCGGGAAAACACCGAAGATTTCTACTTAGGGGCTGGTGGCGTTATTTCAAAAAAGAATCAGAATATACCAATTGTCGTCAAACGGAGCCTATATAGGCTTGATTTAAGTCTCACTGCTTTTTATCCCAGCGACGATGATTTCGCCTTTGAAATAGGCCTTCTTTCAAGGAGAGGAGTCAGAAGATTCGCCGAATACGCGATAGATTATGCCAAAACGCATGGGCAAACGAAGATCACGGTTGTTGATAAAGCGAATGTGTGCACCTCCCTCTATGGTCTTTGGCGGGAAGTCTTTTCATCGGTTGCAGAAGAAAAAGGCATTGATATCGAATACATGTACGTCGATGCGATGAGCCAGGCACTCATCCGGAATCCAGAAAAATTCCATGTCGTTGCGACTCCAAATATGTTCGGTGACATTTTGACAGACCTAGGCGCGGAAATACAGGGAAGTCTAGGACTCTCAGCTAGTGGAAATATCAATCCAAAAGGCGTCTCGATGTTCGAGCCAGTTCACGGCAGCGCACCCGATATAGCTGGTCGTGGTATAGCGAATCCAATCGGGGCAATTCTTGCCGCAAAGCTGATGCTCGAGCATCTCGGATGTGGAGAAATGGCTAGTTGTGTCGAAGAGGCCGTTGAACACACGATGGAGAAGGGAGTCGTTACGCCTGATCTAGGCGGCAGGTCAACAACAAAGGAAGTCGGTGATGCGATTGTTGATTATCTGATGAAACACTGA
- a CDS encoding 3-isopropylmalate dehydratase: MQSIRGRVWKFADHIDTDQIIPAERLTSDNIERLGHFIFEKVRPGFASMVKNGDIIVAGRNFGCGSSREHAPRALKQAGISCIIAESFARIFFRNSLNVGLIPIECHVDAEEGDIVNVLLEEGIIIDERSGQKFCFHKYPPFISDLIEAGGLIAKVKERKKCSELR, encoded by the coding sequence ATGCAATCGATCAGAGGGCGAGTGTGGAAATTTGCCGATCATATCGATACTGATCAGATCATCCCTGCAGAACGACTGACAAGCGACAACATCGAGCGACTCGGTCATTTCATCTTTGAAAAGGTGAGGCCTGGCTTTGCGTCGATGGTCAAGAACGGTGATATTATTGTCGCGGGGCGAAACTTCGGCTGTGGCTCAAGTAGGGAGCACGCGCCGAGGGCGCTTAAGCAAGCTGGAATTTCTTGCATCATCGCGGAAAGTTTTGCAAGGATATTCTTCAGAAACTCATTAAACGTAGGACTCATTCCAATTGAGTGTCATGTTGATGCTGAAGAAGGGGACATTGTAAATGTGCTTTTGGAAGAGGGAATCATCATCGATGAACGCAGTGGGCAGAAGTTTTGCTTTCATAAATATCCGCCGTTTATCAGCGATTTGATCGAAGCCGGCGGATTGATTGCGAAAGTCAAGGAGAGGAAAAAATGTTCAGAATTGCGGTGA
- a CDS encoding 3-isopropylmalate dehydratase large subunit, whose protein sequence is MLRSKLLIAYTHAFTKKVKGVRKVVPGQGKTISEKILSLKSSTDAYAGDFVEAEIDYVMVNDVTGPIAFREFESIHCEPLRDKIVLIPDHFVPNKDIPSAEQAAEMRRFARKYGISNYYEVGRGGICHQVMIDEGFVAPGRLIVGADSHTCTYGALGAFSTGIGSTEAAACFAEGKLWFRVPNSISVRLEGRLNGFATGKDLILCIIRDIGVDGANYMTLEFSGKGVQALPISDRLTVSNMVVEAGAKAGIFCPDDRVFRYLKGKVRGDYSAVMPDEGASYASEMIYNLESIDCMVALPHSPGNVKPVRDVNVEIDQAFLGSCTNGRIEDLRLAASILKRRKVHPSVRMIVVPASTRVYRQALEEGLVEIFINAGAFVSGPTCAACLGGHMGVLASGERCVSSTNRNFIGRMGHRDSEVYLANPAVVAASAITGKITHPDDIV, encoded by the coding sequence ATGCTGCGATCCAAGCTATTGATCGCTTATACACACGCATTCACAAAGAAGGTGAAAGGAGTGAGGAAAGTGGTCCCAGGGCAAGGAAAGACAATCTCTGAGAAGATCCTGTCCCTCAAATCTTCAACTGATGCCTACGCGGGAGATTTTGTCGAAGCTGAAATCGACTATGTCATGGTCAACGATGTTACAGGACCTATTGCTTTCAGAGAATTTGAATCGATACACTGCGAACCTTTGAGGGACAAGATTGTTCTGATCCCTGATCATTTCGTCCCTAACAAGGATATTCCTTCTGCGGAACAGGCCGCAGAGATGAGGCGTTTCGCAAGAAAATACGGTATTTCCAATTATTACGAAGTTGGAAGGGGAGGCATCTGTCATCAGGTTATGATCGATGAGGGATTTGTTGCACCTGGCCGACTAATCGTCGGTGCGGACTCTCACACATGCACATATGGTGCACTCGGTGCGTTTTCGACCGGTATCGGTAGCACCGAAGCCGCAGCCTGTTTTGCTGAAGGTAAACTCTGGTTTCGTGTGCCAAATTCGATATCAGTTCGACTTGAAGGACGCTTAAATGGTTTCGCGACAGGAAAAGATCTCATTCTCTGCATCATCCGAGACATCGGGGTTGACGGCGCCAATTATATGACCCTGGAGTTTTCTGGGAAGGGTGTGCAAGCGCTTCCGATCTCGGACAGACTGACTGTCTCGAATATGGTAGTCGAAGCAGGTGCGAAAGCTGGCATTTTTTGTCCCGATGACCGCGTTTTCAGGTACCTTAAGGGAAAAGTCAGAGGAGATTACTCGGCTGTAATGCCTGATGAAGGCGCGAGTTATGCATCTGAGATGATCTATAATCTGGAGAGCATCGATTGCATGGTTGCACTACCGCATTCTCCAGGCAATGTCAAACCTGTCAGGGATGTTAACGTGGAGATCGATCAAGCATTTCTCGGTTCTTGCACAAATGGCAGAATCGAAGACCTGCGGCTGGCTGCATCGATTCTCAAGCGAAGAAAAGTTCATCCCTCAGTAAGAATGATTGTTGTCCCGGCAAGCACAAGGGTATACCGTCAGGCTCTGGAAGAAGGCCTTGTGGAAATTTTCATCAACGCTGGTGCCTTTGTCTCTGGTCCCACATGTGCTGCCTGCCTCGGTGGGCATATGGGTGTTCTTGCATCTGGTGAGCGATGTGTGAGTTCGACGAATCGCAATTTCATCGGAAGGATGGGACATAGGGATTCAGAGGTATATCTGGCAAATCCGGCTGTTGTAGCTGCAAGCGCCATTACTGGAAAGATCACGCATCCTGATGATATCGTGTGA
- a CDS encoding 2-isopropylmalate synthase, with protein MTSHQAAEDVSYQIKRTSGLDRKKVYTSHFNVYAAADSIPSYVEIFDTTLRDGEQTPGVALSLEEKMRIAEALNDLGVDVIEAGFPVISEGEKEAVKRIASMGFQSRICALSRTTFKDIDTVIDCGVDYVHTFIATSDVHLKYKLKMTREEVKARAVDAIEYAKAHGLTVEFSCEDATRTDLEFLREMHLAVQDAGVDKINLPDTVGVISPPAMERLVEEVMKFTRVPLSVHCHDDFGLSVANSLAAVRRGARQVHVCVNGLGERAGNAALEEVVLGLMAFLNVRTKVDTRKIGYVSKTVSNLTGIPIPANKAIVGSNAFAHESGIHVHGILGDPSTYEAFGPELVGMERSIVIGKHTGVHSVKEKLREYGIVLSDDQVAQIVSEIKRLAESEKHVDDSELVALAYHIAGQRPGEERKVKLKEFAVFTGLNITPTAVVSIDVNGETRRGSEIGVGPIDAALKAIRQLVSEKISLLEYRLSAISGGSDALCEVGVKLQYNGEKKLMSVGRSVGPDIVQTSVDAAIQAIDRLYTRIHKEGERSEESGPRARKDNL; from the coding sequence ATGACTTCGCATCAAGCTGCTGAGGATGTATCATATCAAATAAAAAGAACTTCGGGTCTGGACCGCAAGAAAGTGTACACAAGTCACTTTAATGTCTATGCCGCGGCGGATTCGATCCCTTCCTATGTGGAGATTTTTGACACAACGCTCAGGGACGGAGAACAGACGCCGGGAGTTGCCCTTTCGCTCGAGGAGAAGATGAGAATCGCTGAAGCACTCAACGACCTGGGAGTTGATGTGATTGAAGCAGGTTTTCCTGTCATTTCTGAGGGGGAAAAGGAGGCTGTCAAGCGGATCGCTTCAATGGGCTTTCAGTCGAGAATTTGCGCGCTTTCTCGGACGACATTTAAAGACATTGACACAGTCATCGATTGCGGTGTTGATTATGTCCATACATTCATCGCTACTTCGGACGTGCATTTGAAATACAAATTAAAAATGACGAGGGAAGAGGTGAAGGCTCGAGCGGTCGACGCCATTGAATACGCAAAGGCACACGGTTTGACGGTCGAATTCTCTTGCGAGGATGCGACGCGGACAGATCTCGAGTTCCTGAGAGAAATGCATCTCGCAGTACAAGATGCGGGGGTTGATAAGATCAACCTCCCTGATACGGTAGGCGTGATTTCGCCCCCGGCGATGGAACGTCTTGTGGAGGAAGTCATGAAATTTACACGTGTTCCTCTCAGTGTGCACTGTCATGATGATTTTGGTCTTTCTGTTGCAAACTCTCTCGCCGCGGTGAGACGCGGGGCAAGACAGGTTCACGTGTGCGTCAACGGTCTCGGAGAAAGAGCTGGAAATGCGGCGCTTGAAGAAGTTGTCCTCGGGTTGATGGCGTTTCTTAATGTCAGGACAAAAGTCGACACGAGGAAGATTGGTTATGTCTCCAAGACTGTTTCGAATCTAACTGGAATTCCAATACCGGCGAACAAGGCGATTGTCGGAAGCAATGCTTTTGCGCATGAATCTGGCATACATGTTCATGGTATACTTGGAGATCCATCGACCTACGAGGCATTCGGTCCTGAACTCGTTGGTATGGAGCGATCAATAGTAATAGGAAAGCACACAGGTGTTCATTCTGTAAAGGAAAAACTGAGAGAATATGGCATTGTACTGAGCGATGATCAGGTTGCACAGATCGTCAGCGAAATCAAGAGACTAGCGGAAAGTGAAAAGCATGTCGACGATAGTGAACTCGTTGCCCTCGCGTATCACATCGCAGGACAGCGTCCGGGTGAGGAGCGTAAAGTCAAGCTTAAGGAGTTTGCCGTATTTACGGGGCTCAATATTACCCCCACAGCCGTTGTGAGCATTGATGTCAACGGAGAGACAAGGAGGGGTTCGGAGATCGGTGTTGGGCCGATTGACGCGGCCCTGAAGGCAATCCGGCAATTGGTTAGCGAAAAGATTTCCCTCCTTGAATACCGGCTAAGTGCGATCAGTGGAGGAAGCGATGCCTTGTGCGAGGTCGGAGTGAAGTTACAATACAATGGAGAGAAGAAATTGATGTCCGTGGGTAGGAGTGTTGGACCGGATATCGTACAAACAAGCGTCGATGCTGCGATCCAAGCTATTGATCGCTTATACACACGCATTCACAAAGAAGGTGAAAGGAGTGAGGAAAGTGGTCCCAGGGCAAGGAAAGACAATCTCTGA
- a CDS encoding radical SAM protein, with product MKISEIFYSLQGEGILIGTPTAFVRTSGCNLRCKWCDTNYAQTGEGVEQTVSEIIEAIRGFGTRYVCVTGGEPLLQKDIFKLIDTLLENDYKVSVETNGSISIEEMPCSQDLVVSMDIKCPSSGMADKMDMRNLELLSPSDQLKFVVADKRDMQYAKEIMQKYEIQATIIMTPVGGLDLKPVAEWVLENKLQVRVLPQLHKIIWGERRGV from the coding sequence ATGAAAATCTCTGAAATTTTCTATTCACTCCAGGGTGAAGGAATTCTCATCGGTACGCCGACGGCCTTCGTGAGGACATCGGGATGTAATTTACGGTGCAAATGGTGCGACACGAATTATGCCCAAACTGGCGAGGGCGTTGAGCAAACAGTCAGTGAGATTATTGAGGCAATTAGAGGATTCGGTACGCGATATGTCTGTGTAACTGGTGGAGAACCTTTGCTTCAAAAGGATATCTTCAAGTTGATCGACACGCTGCTCGAAAATGACTACAAAGTTTCTGTAGAGACAAACGGGTCCATTTCGATCGAAGAAATGCCGTGCTCTCAGGATCTAGTGGTGAGCATGGACATCAAATGTCCTTCTTCAGGCATGGCGGATAAAATGGACATGCGAAATCTTGAACTTCTTTCTCCGTCGGATCAATTGAAATTCGTTGTTGCTGACAAGAGAGATATGCAATACGCCAAAGAAATCATGCAAAAGTATGAAATTCAAGCAACGATCATTATGACCCCTGTGGGCGGTCTCGATTTGAAGCCAGTTGCTGAATGGGTTCTGGAGAACAAGCTGCAGGTGCGTGTTCTGCCTCAACTGCACAAGATCATCTGGGGAGAAAGAAGAGGCGTTTGA
- the queC gene encoding 7-cyano-7-deazaguanine synthase QueC: MKRAIVLLSGGLDSTVTLAYAISKGYEVIPLTFVYGQKHHRELKSAKEVAEYYKLKDHVIFTLDPRIFSSSALVSSSLQIPEKKKVDEIGEGIPSTYVPARNIIFLSIAAGLCETEMADAIFIGANAVDFSGYPDCRPEFFDAFRKVLEVGTKRGVGGKPPELETPILLLTKAEIVKLGKSLGAPLHLTWSCYRGGQKACGRCDSCLLRLKGFREAGFKDEIEYEVIE; this comes from the coding sequence ATGAAGCGAGCGATCGTTTTGCTTTCTGGCGGTCTCGACTCCACTGTCACCCTTGCATACGCGATTTCGAAAGGGTACGAGGTAATACCGCTTACATTCGTGTATGGACAAAAACATCACCGGGAGTTGAAATCAGCTAAGGAAGTCGCAGAATATTACAAATTGAAAGACCATGTGATTTTCACTCTTGATCCAAGAATTTTCTCATCGAGCGCGCTTGTCTCATCTTCCCTGCAAATACCAGAAAAGAAAAAGGTCGATGAAATCGGCGAAGGTATCCCCTCAACGTATGTGCCAGCACGCAATATCATATTTCTGAGCATAGCCGCAGGTCTCTGCGAAACGGAAATGGCCGATGCGATTTTCATTGGTGCCAATGCAGTCGATTTTTCGGGATATCCAGATTGCAGACCTGAGTTCTTTGACGCGTTTCGCAAAGTGCTTGAAGTAGGGACCAAAAGAGGTGTTGGGGGAAAACCTCCGGAATTAGAAACGCCGATATTGTTGTTGACGAAAGCCGAGATAGTCAAATTGGGAAAGTCGCTCGGAGCACCATTGCACTTGACCTGGAGTTGTTACAGAGGTGGTCAAAAAGCGTGTGGGAGATGCGATTCATGTCTTCTACGTCTGAAGGGATTCAGAGAGGCTGGTTTTAAGGACGAAATCGAGTACGAGGTGATAGAATGA
- a CDS encoding 6-carboxytetrahydropterin synthase, whose product MRLEIDGREANIKFSACHLITEHPKCGRLHGHVYVLRMIVHGEKGDHGMIMDFTELKKIMRRIVDEFDHRVLLAGNCPRMKITVGEEVIAETSGKRYVFPTEDVVIIDAEEASAEEVARVLLSRVLSEVKFPANVTKIEIGVDEERGQSAWISYDLK is encoded by the coding sequence ATGCGGTTGGAAATCGACGGAAGAGAAGCGAATATCAAGTTTTCTGCATGTCACCTCATCACAGAGCATCCTAAATGTGGTCGCCTTCACGGTCATGTTTACGTGCTCAGGATGATCGTTCATGGGGAGAAAGGGGATCATGGAATGATCATGGATTTCACTGAACTGAAAAAAATCATGAGGAGAATTGTTGACGAATTCGATCATCGTGTTCTTTTGGCGGGCAATTGTCCGAGGATGAAGATCACGGTAGGTGAAGAAGTGATCGCTGAGACATCCGGGAAACGGTATGTTTTTCCAACTGAAGATGTCGTCATTATCGATGCTGAGGAGGCGAGCGCCGAGGAAGTTGCACGTGTTCTTCTTTCCAGGGTGCTATCCGAAGTGAAATTCCCTGCAAATGTGACGAAAATTGAAATAGGGGTTGATGAGGAGCGCGGCCAGAGTGCTTGGATTTCTTATGATCTGAAATAG
- the mtxX gene encoding methanogenesis marker protein Mmp4/MtxX, whose amino-acid sequence MEVARGSDARVGIGFVGGNQGVRRITSATKRIGLEKPIIFNDSRRLVEALSSGDIDAAVRGNLDANSTISAIKTIFSLKRILRAAFMQPKQGTIILLGPVGVDEGWTVEEKIEFINLGSKFLMNFNMEPKIGVLSGGRKGDRGRHPIVDRTLEDADFVVRHFAGSGLDVKDCEILIENAIVDRNLILAPDGISGNLIFRALHFLGGWRALGAPVLNLEKVFIDTSRAKKSYIDSIALASAIAGMKK is encoded by the coding sequence CTGGAAGTAGCAAGAGGTTCCGACGCGAGAGTTGGAATCGGATTTGTTGGGGGAAATCAGGGCGTTCGTCGCATCACTTCAGCCACAAAAAGAATTGGATTGGAAAAACCCATCATATTCAATGATTCTAGGCGCCTCGTAGAGGCATTAAGTTCCGGCGATATCGACGCAGCGGTCCGGGGGAATTTGGATGCTAATTCAACAATATCTGCCATTAAGACAATTTTTTCTTTAAAACGAATATTGAGAGCGGCTTTCATGCAGCCTAAACAGGGTACGATTATTCTCCTCGGTCCTGTCGGTGTCGACGAAGGCTGGACGGTGGAGGAGAAAATTGAATTTATCAACCTCGGAAGCAAATTCCTCATGAATTTCAACATGGAACCGAAAATTGGGGTGCTTTCTGGTGGCAGGAAAGGGGATAGAGGAAGACATCCCATTGTCGACAGAACACTCGAAGATGCAGACTTCGTTGTTCGGCATTTTGCTGGGTCTGGACTCGATGTGAAGGATTGCGAGATTCTCATCGAGAATGCTATCGTAGACCGAAATCTGATTCTTGCGCCTGATGGCATATCAGGTAATCTCATTTTCAGGGCACTTCATTTTCTTGGCGGCTGGCGCGCCCTCGGTGCGCCTGTTTTAAATCTTGAGAAGGTTTTTATCGATACTTCGAGAGCTAAGAAAAGTTACATTGATTCGATCGCGCTTGCGTCCGCAATTGCAGGAATGAAAAAGTGA